CATTTGggcattttcttccaaaagagacctGTCTCATCGACATTAAAGATCTGTTCTGGCAAATAATTTCCCTCTTTTATCAGCTTATCCAATTCTTCTATGAAAGGTTCTGCTGCTTTCGAATCAGCACTCGCTGCCTCCCCACTTAATTTCACATTGTGAAAGTTTGCACGAATCTTGAAACGGTTGAACCAAGTTTGGTCACAGTCATACCCATCCTTTTTCTTTAAGTCTTCAAAAAGACTACGAGCCTTAGTTCGTATCGTCATGAGGCTTAACAGCTTGCATTTTTCAATTTGGTCTTCCATCCAAAGCACTAAGAGTTTTTCCATTTGCAGGATGGGACCTGCTCTTTTCTTTGTTAGAATTTTTGATTTAATAGGTGCAGACCCTTTCACAGCTTCACGAATGCGATCACTGTCCTATATAATGGTGCTTTTAGTGGATTTCGATAGCCCTAAATTACGTGACATGAATGATAGTTTGACCCCCTTCGTATTGTCTCACTATTGCTATTTTCTGTTCCAAATCAAtagcttttctctttcttttctcaccaCCCTTATCAATAGCCCTTTTCCTGTTACTTGCCATGATGGCCACAAGCAAACACCAAAAATACTGCAAAGGCAACATATGAGGGAATGAAACGTAAACACGCTGCCCAACCAAAAAACATACAAACACAATGTGCTACAGCGAGGTTGGTCATAAGTGAGGATGGTTGTAAGTCGAGgtgttcgtaagttggggaccaGCTGTAGGCTGAAGATGGAGGAAGATGGGTTGATAGACTAAAACTAAATCCAGAGGACCCCCTCTTGTGTGATTCATATTCTTTTCAAGGGAAGGTTAGCTGCCTTGCCAGATGAGATGACTGATGGATGTATTGCTAAGAGTAAGATTGATGGTGTTGCTGCTCACTCATAGAATGACATCTCTTTGGGGCCACAGGTGTAAAAATCTCAAAAGTCACTTAGAAATCCTCATCAATATGTAAAGTCTTGTAATATttgtgtaaaaaacaaaaactggccAACAAGTGGTAAGGTCTGCATGGTCCAAATTTTGTAACTACAAGGCCCTAGTCTTCATAACAACTGAATGAAATATCCTGCCACATCCACAGCTTACTGTAATAATTTGGCTAATAAATTTTGTAATATATTCTATTAACTTACCCGCAAATTTTGACATGAAATCCCTCATTATAAATTTACATTTAGGTAAGAATGCTTGATGGTCAGCAACATGAATCCATAGTAAGGAAGTTGAatatttttctctccctctcaaaTCTAACCTTTAACACTGTCTTTAGTTATAGATTTATTCTTCTCCTGCAATAGTCTCTCCCTCTCAAATCTAACCCCACAATGTGTCATCACAACCCCACAATTTAAGCAGTggatgtgaggggaaaaaaaccacacagaacCCTGACTGGGGATACAATATCTTTCATCAGAATGCTTACCAGTGGACATTAAAGACATTAGGATATTCCCCAGAGATTTGGCAGGCTCCGTTACTGCTTCATTTGTAGGGACAGGGATTCTCACAATATCTAAGGATTGCAGAATATTCACTAATATATGGATGTTCTCTTGAACAAAACCTGCATAGCTAAGGATGCTGCCATTAATCGCAGGTAGTCATGAAAAAGATTTAAAATCGTCTGGTACCAGAGCTGAAGACTAGCATAATCTGGTGAAGGAAGCAGAACCATCAAAATCTTTTGTGTTGCAGCACATCTAATTGCACCCAAGGGTTTAGGTTGTACAAAGTCACAGCTAGCCCCTACAATGGACTGCCGCAACTGAGACGGCTTGACCCTAGCCCCAGACTTGCTGTGACTGGGAcaacccagtcctgaacctagtcATGGCTAGGTGGCCTGTCGCCAGCTCAAATCTGCTGGGATAGGAGAGGGGCACCTAtcctactgccccagccctggaacTGGCACAATGGGAAAAGATGCCTTCCCCCAAGCCCAGGTGCTGCTATGAGAAATGGAAGGAGTCCCCCTTTTCTTGCAGTAGCCCCAGAACACCTTCTTTCACAGCAAACCCCTTAACCAAAGCCTGCCCAATAGCCTGCACTACCAGTCATAGTCCTCACACCACTGCACTCCAATTTTCCGCTGCAGTCCTAAACCCCTCATCTCTGGCGCCAGTCagaacccccaccccccaagccccGGTTCCTTCCCTATACtcagaaccccttggccccaccccacccaattaattttgttatgatcACCATATGAGGTGATGAGTCACACaccacctccatattggtgcacataagatTTATTCCACTGAAGGataggaaaaattagagggaacagtggttATTACCTATCCTATATTGTACATACCAACCAATACAGGTTATACCTTctttaaccaggactctctggtccagcaacatctgtgatccagcaggaccagggatgtttctggaccacagagcccaggtatagggaggttgggccatggggcaggaaggggcatgaAGATTCAGCCAGGAGCCACGGTGTGGAGGGAGCAGCAGGTAGCTCAGGCCCCTGAGGATAGGCATAGCAAAGGCCCGGATAGCAAAATTGTGGCACtggcagtggcacagctgtggcCCCAGCAGTGGAGGCCACAGAGCTCTATCCCTGGCTGCGGAGCTCCGACCCCTGTGGCAGCCAcagctgggcagggtggggctaggctggagtcctagctgggggcagcaggacagcatggGCTGTGTTGGGAggaacctcccctgatctggGAGGAACCTCCCCTCGTTCAGGTCCTGTgggtgctggatgagggaggtccacCCTGTAGTTTCGTGTCCCCCAAACACCACAAATGAAAAACCATGGATATTATTTGTGGTAAAGCCAGTTTATTAGGTTGCTGGGATTGTGCCTCTGGtttgtttattaaaaacaaacaaaataaagactTTATTTTGGTAGAATGAAAATACATACACAAAACATTCAATACCTAGATATCCTTTCTGACAATGGAACATTAATTACTACAGCAAGCTAGGAAGAATATTGGATCCTGAATTAAAGATTACAATGTCTCTAGGATATGAATATCAAAACATGCTTGGTGCTGAAAAGACTAGATTACATAGCTAAACATTATTTCATGTTGTTATGATTCAGGGCCTTTATTTACAAATTGTAAGTAATTTGCTCAAATAAAATTTGATAGATTCCCAGCTGCTTATTATGAGAGCTGAACATTTATATTGTTTACATAATTTACTGCCTTTCTCTCAGAGGCCTGAGAATATTtagaatattaaaaaataaaaaaattaagattATTAAGTTTGTTGAAATACTGTAATACTATACAAACACTTTAGATCAATCCTTTGAAAGAGGATTAAGAATATGagtgaaaaaataaaatcctCTAAGAGGACTGTAAACCATAGTTATTTGTAGTactacaaatatatttaaaatcaatccctttttaaaaatcatttaagctcctagtacagtaattcctcatttaacacggtagataacatgatcattttctgaaacgtaagtgaaaatgtgttatgcggggtcaattttcccattgaaaataatggaaaagctgggggttgcatttcaagtggtggtgtcaaagtcaattttctgttggtgctgagtcgtcaacgtcaacattagacgATGTACTgtacagtacagtaaaactcccaatAGGGCATcagctggaacccagaagtgcgcCGGGGCTGCTAAGAGCCGCATGCGCACTCATGGCTCTAGCTTGCACTAGTTAGCAGCAGGGACCAGAACATAAGGTTagtggagaaaggggactgggttatggcagggaggggaggtgtttggctctggggaagggaaggggaggagagaggagggggattgcGTTGGGAGTACAGTACGCCCTGCGACGGATCTGCCGAGACCAGCACTGCATCCGGCAACAGGGGGTCGCCAGGGAACGGTGCggtgagcggcgaaccctccgttGCTTTGCagagaggcgggggaagccccgcgcagctgtcAGCAACAGGGCCAGTCATGTTATTCAAAAACAGGGACAgtcatgttattcaaaaaacgttccctcaAAAAATTCATGCTATTGTGAAAAAGTATTAAGCAGGCATGCattaaacaagtaattactgtaaATCAAATTCTACTTAAGGTTAGAAACAGATGAGTTCCTCTTTTCAAGTATTGCACAAATAAAATTGTCACAGTTGTGGCTTTACAAAAAATAATTtgcttaaaaataatttaaaaaaaatcttaaaaatccTTAATCTCCTCATGATTAGGCCAGATTATTCTAGGTTTAGAAAGATCTAAGCCAGTACATTTTCTTCTTCACCAATGTAGAATTTAATAGAATAATTACTCTCTTTATTACTCGTAGTTTGGTTAATATAATTATCTTGCTTCAGTTATCtaattaccagggctcgacaaatagtgtaatctactcgcctgtgacaagtagattacaccccggaagagccggcatggagcgatctgcacatgcgcagaacgatctgcgcatgcgcacagCGCAgaacagcgcagctggcgagccctgctaattacCATAACATGGCCACAAGGAAAATAGATGATAAAGTTCTAAAACAGTGTTCTTGGTTAGTTTTCAGTCAATATTCTACAGCATACATATTATAAGCAGAGTtcctcatttttaatttttttttctttgaaggtACAAATCAAAGCAAGCTACTGTTAGATTGTATATACATGTTATACGTTAAATTAAGTTATGGCTTACATTCCCTTTTGATGTAACCATGCAGTTACGTGCAGTCCAGAATTCTTTCCAATATGAAAAATGACCTTCAAATAAGCATACaaaaaactgaaatgaaatggTTGCAATACTTTCTATAGTTTTGTCAGGTCCCCTGATGTTTTAATCATGGATGTTGGACCTCCTCATGATCAAAGTTAATAGCCGAGTTAAGAGGGAGAagaggatttaaaaacaaaactaaaaaacaacCAAACCTACTTCATcttatttttgcagaagagctctaaAGGACTACCCAAGCAGGATTTAACCTGAAGATCTATTAAGTAAATCTGTTTGGGgctgaaaaaaatgaaatggtAGGTCTTCTCCATATTTAATTTATATGATTCTGTATTTAAAGAATTTCAAGTTTCTCTGTTCTGTAAAGAGAAAAAGAGATCATTTCATTATTATGTACGTGGGCATAAACTGAATGCAATCATGGAAGTTTGTTGCCAAGTTCAATTACACAGAATATCTACTTTCATATTCTCCTGGCAAAAACCAGTTTAATACCATTAAAACAATGGccttgacattttcaaaagctaAGGCACAGGTTTGTATGTGGCAACTGGACACCAGAACCAGCACTGTTTCCAAGCATTTCAGTCCCTAGAACACACAAATTTTCTCTTCATTCAAATTACTTTCAGATtattttatcaaaacaaaacgcAAGTTAGTATTTGTCTTTTAGCCTTGCTCAAGTTTTAGATTACTGGAGTGCATGTATTTACCGTGGGATACACAATTCGGAAACAATATACGTTCTTACGTGATCCAAGTAAAGAAATTTTATTTAGGTTGGAAGTTGTCCTGAGAATTATGACTACTGATATTAGCTTGCCACCAGACATGTACAATACAAGACACAATTATGCTACTTTAAGAGGGGAACATGCTGCACAGAGTGATAGTTCTTATTCCACAACTATTCATTTGTTGTGTGAAGCTGAACTTTTTCCACTGGAATCACAGAAGCAACAAGATTTCATGTGTTGTTAATGCATAACATTCTCCAGCCCCAATTAACTTCCACTGTGATTTAGCTCTCCCCGCTATTGTGCAGCATATGACTGAATTAAGATTAGAAACCTGGATCCTCTCAAATCCCATCCCTGTGCTATATCCAAACAACTCTATATAGAGTGACACATGTGGGATACAAACTACAAATAATTTATCAAATTGTATGCTTTAAACTACTATTTGAGGACAAGGAGAATTTGTGGATTCTCTCCCCTTTGCCGTGTATGAATAGTCAGGATTTGAGGTGGGATGGCAAACTACTGAGATCAATGGTGTTCCCCCCATTCACATTTTAGGTTGATTTCATTCATTGCCCTCTTTTCACAGCACATATCTATACCTATAGCTGCCTGGAGATGCAGTGAaactggctttgtctacatttcTGAGTTTAAAGTGGTGAGGCAGCACTTCAATGTGGCAGTGTGGTCACGACACCtgcactgggagcctgtttacaaaggcactttacagcactgtaacttgctgtgctcgagaggtatgtgtgtgttttttcacgccctgagtgagaaagttacagcgcAGTGAAGTGtcagtgcagacaagccctaaagTCTTCTGTGTCATTATCCAAAATGCCCACGAAACCAGCATTTCATAAACACTCATCCTCTATTAAGCCAAAGATGGGAATCCTCTGGCTACTCCAAAACTCTGGCATAATGTGGAAGGATCAACAAAATgctaaccaaaaataaataaactaGATTATTAACAATACGATGGAAATGCTTTCAATAAACAAGTAACTTAAGTGAATTAGCTGTGCTAAACCTTCATTAGAAAGGATTTTTCTGCCTATGTACAGCGAAGCTTCAGTTATTGAGATAGAACAAAGTGCAGAGATACAAGagtggcacatctacacaagaAACACACATTAAAGTGCCAAAGAGATCATACATGATTGCTACTAAAACTCGAACTCTGCCAAGATCATACTTTTAGAGTATTTGCAAACAAGAAAAGGTGATAACTGCATAATTGTGATCTAACACCAGCAAGTCATGGCAGGTTTTGGCTCAGGCTTTAAATATATCTTATTGTTATCTGGGGGTTGACTAAGCATTAATGGCTTGTGACTCTTCAACTTATGAGCCAGTGTCATAAATATGGCTTCCACATGGTCATTGTCATTGGGGTTTTTAGCAGAGGTTTCAAACAATGGCATACTGTGAGTATCAGCAAACTTCTGAGCCAAGTCTGTAGGCACCTGAATAGCACTTCTCAGGTCACATTTATTTCCAACAAGAATCCGTGGTATATCACTGGCAAGCAAGTGCTGTTTGCATTCTTCAATCCATGATGGCAGACTATGAAAACTAGCAATGTTGGTCATATCATACACAAACACAACGGCGTGTACATTCCTATAGTAGTGCTGCACCATGCTCTTTCTGAAGCGCTCTTGTCCTGCTGTATCCCACAGCTGGATCTGAAAGGGCAAAAAGGAACAAAGAAAACACAAGCAGAACTGTTTTCAATTCATGTTGGACAAAGACATAAATAATTCTAAACTATGaaaactagggatgctaaatttcAAGTAATTGACTCACTGAATGCTATTAATctatagggctgttgctacatttcaaaggcaaaagcactgtggAGAGCACGAGGCCAGCAGGGCAGTCCCCTGCtagccccgtgctccccatgacgtttcaaagaggcagcgcagcatggagcctggggtctagACCCAGGCAGCGttactgctttgaagtaccccatctttcccccccattgctgcctctttctgatgggggaggagggagaagcgactagtcaactagcctgtcgactatccgataagcatttgattatcagatagtcgactagtcattcacattccTAATGAAAACCACATAGTTTAGTTCTTGATGAACAAGCTACCACAGTTTTTGAAGGTTACAAAATGTTATGGCAAATACAGTTCACACAGCTGCCTGATCATAATAAAAGATATAAAAAAATTGTGAATTTAGCTTGATCACCACTACAGATTTTTGTAAGACTTTACTGGCATTGATATTTTGTAAAAATCTTACACAAGAAATCTGCAGTAATAAAAAGCCTTTATTTGAAGCAGCAACAAATATACCTCTCAGAGAACACTCATTTTGGTGAAGAGGGTTtcttctgtacaggcagtccccaggttacttacaagatagggactgtaggtttgttcttaagttgaatctgtatgtaagtcggaactggcgtcagccgctactgaaactgatcagtttcaaccacggctgaatctggatgccagttctgacttacatacagaatcaacttaagaaacccaggcgtccccaagtcagctgctgctgaaactgatcagcagctgattccaggaagcctggggcagagcaactctgcctcgggcttcctgtagtcagccactggtcagtttcagcagcggctgacttggggatgcctggggcagagaagctggggtgctgctgggttgctacagtagcgtggctcctccgcgctactggagcaacccagcagcaccccagctgctctgccccaggcgtcctgattcagccgctgctgaaactgaccagcagcggctgaatcaagacgcctggggcagagcagctggggtgctgcccagttggtctggagcggcgctgtgggaccaacccagcagcccccagctgctctaccccaggaataggcaagaaaagcctggtctgctgggggggggggggcactagctgaaccacccccccagcagaccagggagaccggggtGGCAggactgcccaagtcctccacggctttgctccgtctccctggtctgctgacctgggagacccggagcaaagccgcagagcacgcaggcagcgggacagttcaggcgcgccacggctgtcccactgctggcgagctccgaggctttgctccccatctccctggtctgctggtcagaccagggagacggggagcaaagacgcggagcatgcccgcagcgggacagcccaagcgcgcctgggctgtcccgctgcgggcatgctccaaggctttgctcctgtcccccggtctgctggggggggtccagcagctttgctggatccccccagcagaccagggagacagggagaagcttttctcgccccggaggacacgggtggcgacccgccacccgtgagctccagggcaagaaaagccccgttcataagtgcggatccgacgtaagtcggatccgtgtaagtcggggactgcctgtactgacagTACAGAGCTGGTCAGAGGAAAGAGCTCTACATCAGACATACTTCTGTACCTACAACCTTCTCAATAACTGAACAGGTAACATTTTCAAGGTATCGCCTTCAGGAAATTTGGTGTTTTCAAAGTTGGGCATGTATAAAGACAAGTTATCCACAATGGCAGATTACAGATAACTAGTCAAGCTATACAGTTAATAtgtcattccctctcccccctcttttGGAACAAGTTCCCCACCATGTTGATCTACAACATGGATGGGGAACCTACAGTCtgagggctggatgtggcccctggtttACCTCTATCTGGCTccccaggctcagggcttccccgccccagcattggggagcccatggtggtgctccagccctctgccacccCACTTGTCTGCAGCCCCTGACCGATTTTCTGTGGGTCTCCAGCCCCCCAACACAAAAAAATTTCCTCACCCCTAGTCTACAATGGAAGCTGACTTCCTCTTTGCTCTATAGTTGGAATTTCTATTTTGAACCTTGGTTGTTTACTTTGTCCACTTGATAGTACTTTTGtaagatttgtttttcttttgcagaTGTCTTTCACATAGCAATAAGagaaagaaaaatttaaaaataggaaGATGCAACCATAAATCATGAAATTTGGCAGAGTGATTTAGGTGCAGGTGTAGCGCTGGAAACCTTTTAATTTGTCTTTAGTTGACACagcattgctttttaaaatgtccatAAAATGCTTTTTAgaagtaagagtttggttgtgcacTAAGTAGGACTCTTAAGATATGTATTAGCTTTGGAATATACGGCTTTGAGGCTATTGAATTGAGCATAAATGAGAGATCACTTGATATCTGTCACATTTTATGCTGTTACTTTAGTGTTTCTCTTAACCGCTTTCCTGATATATGCACCGTATTCTTGGAAAGGAATACTGTATTGCAATTAGCACCCAAATTAAATGCaagaaagctatttttaaaatttcattttccttctccctccattTCCCAACTATTATAGTGATTTGCAATTAAGGCTGAGAGAGAAGAACAAGGGTCCTTCCAGATCTTTTGAAAGGAACTGGATAAATCATGAGATTAGATCATCAGATTTACACCTCTAATACTAGCTTCATT
Above is a window of Pelodiscus sinensis isolate JC-2024 chromosome 5, ASM4963464v1, whole genome shotgun sequence DNA encoding:
- the RAB33B gene encoding ras-related protein Rab-33B, producing the protein MEAASELDSSLELSYSSVGPGGLPPARSRIFKIIVIGDSNVGKTCLTYRFCAGRFPERTEATIGVDFRERAVAIDGERIKIQLWDTAGQERFRKSMVQHYYRNVHAVVFVYDMTNIASFHSLPSWIEECKQHLLASDIPRILVGNKCDLRSAIQVPTDLAQKFADTHSMPLFETSAKNPNDNDHVEAIFMTLAHKLKSHKPLMLSQPPDNNKIYLKPEPKPAMTCWC